The nucleotide window GGGGTGGGCGTGGTAGTCACCGTACTGCCCGTAGCCGtcgctcgagctggacgtCGACGCCTCGTCGACCTCCTCCTTCGGCGATGAAGATCTGTCCTCTacccctcccttctcgcaccgcgccgacgcggaTGGGGAACGACTCTGCGAAGAAGACGATTGACCCTCCTTGGCAACCGCATCGTCGTAGACAGTGTTCAGCGGGTCATCAGGaaagcggaagaggaggccACCAACTCGCTCGCGGTTCATGACAACGCGCGGGACTGACTTGGGCACgacgcacggcagcagcgcgaacGGGTGCACCTGCATCGATGTCCCGATGATGATAGTCAGCTCCGCGATCGGGGCATCGTGGTGTAGCGCGTCGAAGAAAGCGTCCGGCAAATTTTCACCGAAGAAAACAACGTTTGGTTTTACAATTCCGCCGCATGTAGAGCAGCGGGAGACCGTACCGCTCATCGCCTCCAGGTAGTTCTGCTCAATGCTGAATGGCGTGTGGCATTCAatgcaggcggcggcagcaaaAGACCCATGTGCCTCGACGAGGAGCTCTGGCGACACGCCCGCGGCCTTCTCCAGGCCGTCAATGTTctgcgtgcagcagcgcagtaGACGACCCTCATCTTGCAACAGTCGGATGAAGTGATGTACCGGGGTGGGCTGAAAGTGCCCAGGCCACAAGTTCAGCTCCCGTGCGATCGAGTAGAATATCTCGGGCCTCTCCCGCAGAAGGGCCAGTGAAAAGGCGTCGGTCGGGTCGTCGAGGTTGTACTTGCCTAGGTTGGCGTAGATCCCGGTGCCAGGTGAGCGGAAGTCTGGGATGCCGGCAGCTACGCTGGCGCCCGCTCCGACGAGCACGAGAATGCGCCGCACATCCTTCTCCCTGATGTAGTGAGCAAGCCCTTCCAAGGTCGGCTCACCGAGGACATGCTCCTGATGCGGCGCTCTCGGAGACGCTGTCATCTCCAACATTAACGTGAAGTTAGTCTTTTAAAAAAGCCGCCGGTGAGCAAATTGCGGTTAGCAGCGCGTAGAGAGAAAGACAAGAGGGCAGAGGACACGTCACCTCCTAGCACCGAGCACGAGGCGTGACTCCGCTACCGCAGTGGAAGCTGCGTGGCTTAGGAAAGGCCCGTtgagcgcagagagagaggggggtgcgGGAAAGGGGGTGTGCGGGAGGAGACATGAAAAGGCATACCCGCGCCTGGAAAATGACAGGATCGAAAGTCGCCGAACCGAAAAGGCGGATGCGAGGAGAGGCGACAACGCCGTCTCCCAGTCAAGCACACTCGGCAGCACATCCGCTCACGCAAAACGCAGATGGATCGCTGAGCTGGTGTTGTGCTAATCCTGGAAGGAGGATATACATATCTATATGCGTATGAGGGATAGAGAGGCCTTGTATGACAGGGAGAGCCGCTGCGGGTGAgcaagcggcggcggcgtggccgaGGCAGAGACACAAGAACggagcggaggcggccgcagTGGTGGCACAGCCGCGTCTTTCGCACATCACCGCCTGTACCTCCAAGGACTGGGAATCGGCAATGCGACGTCTAACCGTTAGCAGTGCTTCAGAATGGCGTTGCGCGCAACCGTCTCGCTGTGGTTGAGGCACCACGCATGAGGTACTGCTGCATCTTCCTCGATCACACAGGCACTGAGCCGCGGGCAAACACCTCTGATTTCCTCAGTGAACGACAGAGGCGCCCAGCCGTCTTTCTTGACGTAGTAGAGGATGAGGCGCTCCTGCACATGGAACAGGAGCGCTGCGTCGGGTTGCAGCAGCATACGAAATTCTGTCATCGCCATGTACAGCGAGTTCGTCAGGCACCAGCGGTGAAAGTGGTGTGCAAGGGTGTCGGcaagggcgagagagagcgttgGCTCCGACGCGGTAATGAGGAGAAGCCGCAGTTTGTACGGCAGCAGCcccagcagcgcggcaaccATGGCAAGACACCACTGTGCCAACGTGCTGCTAAGAAAGGAGAGACGGTGCCCGTTGGGGGAGTCACGCATGTGTGACATGACGGGGCACAGTCCAAAGCATTTCTTTATGACTGAGTACCGCGCCACCATTTGCAGCGCCACGAAGCCGCCGATGCTGTGCCCGGCAGCGTAGATGTTTCCATGGTACTTGCGCTCTGCGTTTTCATCCATGAGGGTGGCCATAAAGCTTTCGGCAATGTCAACCTGATCCGCCAGCGAGAAGACGCGGCCTTCATTGAGCTCGGTGAGACTGTGGCCCGCGTAGCCCATCACGAGAACGTCGAACTTGTTCGTCTCGAGAAACGCGCACAGCGGCTCGTAAAACTGCACAATTCCTGGGTTGCCGGGGAAAAAGACGAGCAGCTTGCGATGGGAGCTGGGCGGCCGCCGGCCATCGTTTGAGTTCTCCTCCGTCGAGAGATACTGCAGCAGGTTGAAGGAGCTCTGCAGCACGTccaccacggcgccgccagcaaCCGGCGCCTTCCACGCCACAATCGTGTTCGGTGAGGACATTGCTGGTGAAGAACAGAAGATGAAGGATACAAGAACCGCGCAAAATAGGGCAAGCGCGTGCaggggagacgcacaggaAGTCACGAGGGACACTAAACTAGACGCTCGAGCactgcgcacacgcgggcTGACGACCGCGACACCAGAGAGCGGTAGCGAAGCACCGCAACGGGCAAGCAAGTGAGAGTAAAGGCGACGAGAGAGGTCGCCACACACGCCTTACCTGTCTGTCTCTGAGTGCCTCGTGTCTGAGTGTGGTGCGAGGCGGCAGGGAAGGGCCTGCATGCGATACTCATCTATCGCGCGCTCGAGGCAAGGCGAAAAGTGAAGAAGAAGCATGTCAGATGAAAGACGGAGATggacagctgcggcggcggtggcgggagccgggggagggggccgtTAAGCGACGAAGCCAATGATGCATGAAGGAgcggtgcggaggagggaCCGAGAAGGTGCGGCGATCTCGGTGAGAGCATCAATACACATGTCTCTCCAGCGCACCAACCAAACGCACCAGCGGAAGCCAGTGAAACAATCAAGAGGAGAAGAAAAGGTCTAAACTGTGGCGCAGCTTTTCACAGGATTGCGACGTCCGCATCCGGCGCGTGGCGGCAGGCAGAGGAGACGAAGCAGACGTCGCTGGGTGGCTAGACCCAccagtgtgcgtgtgggtgtgggtagCGGTGCTTGTCAACCACTCAAGGGAGAGGATGCCTCGAGCTGCGAATTGCCCTCCTGCAACTGGAAGTGAAAggcgcccacccacccaccccagCAACGTCGtacgcacgc belongs to Leishmania mexicana MHOM/GT/2001/U1103 complete genome, chromosome 26 and includes:
- a CDS encoding putative NAD-dependent SIR2 is translated as MTASPRAPHQEHVLGEPTLEGLAHYIREKDVRRILVLVGAGASVAAGIPDFRSPGTGIYANLGKYNLDDPTDAFSLALLRERPEIFYSIARELNLWPGHFQPTPVHHFIRLLQDEGRLLRCCTQNIDGLEKAAGVSPELLVEAHGSFAAAACIECHTPFSIEQNYLEAMSGTVSRCSTCGGIVKPNVVFFGENLPDAFFDALHHDAPIAELTIIIGTSMQVHPFALLPCVVPKSVPRVVMNRERVGGLLFRFPDDPLNTVYDDAVAKEGQSSSSQSRSPSASARCEKGGVEDRSSSPKEEVDEASTSSSSDGYGQYGDYHAHPDVCRDVLFRGDCQENVVKLAEYLGLSEALAKRMRFSEAAPATAQTVSTEM